One Fontisphaera persica DNA window includes the following coding sequences:
- a CDS encoding DUF2752 domain-containing protein: protein MSSVEPPPLLLPSDGPAAGSPSSPTAPPPLVKRPTLWAAISLLLVFGGLAVLYWVDPAQGRFYPKCFLYQTTGLQCPGCGGLRAAHALLHGEVGAAFRLNPMLVLLSPLLGYVVLREIMRTVFGREWPTPFRRPWTLWVLLGVLLAYMLWRNLPWFSRLWGSSP from the coding sequence ATGTCGTCCGTTGAACCACCACCGCTACTCCTGCCCTCCGACGGGCCGGCGGCCGGCTCCCCGTCTTCACCCACCGCTCCTCCTCCGCTGGTAAAACGTCCCACTCTTTGGGCCGCCATTTCCCTCCTCCTGGTATTCGGTGGATTGGCGGTGTTGTATTGGGTGGACCCGGCCCAGGGGCGATTCTATCCCAAATGCTTTCTCTATCAAACCACCGGCCTGCAATGTCCGGGATGTGGCGGGTTGCGGGCGGCGCATGCGCTTTTGCATGGGGAGGTGGGGGCGGCCTTCCGGTTGAATCCCATGCTCGTATTGCTGTCTCCGTTGCTGGGCTATGTCGTGCTGCGGGAAATCATGCGCACGGTTTTCGGGCGCGAATGGCCCACGCCTTTCCGGCGGCCGTGGACCCTCTGGGTGTTGCTGGGGGTGTTGCTGGCCTACATGCTCTGGCGCAACCTGCCCTGGTTTTCACGCCTGTGGGGGAGCAGTCCTTGA
- the accB gene encoding acetyl-CoA carboxylase biotin carboxyl carrier protein — MDLKDIKAIIDLMKKNSISEFELEKGQEFKIRLKRATGPGGGAVGDEGAIPAYVPVVASSAPVPASPVAAPQAAQVTAVNEVEIKSPMIGTFYRAPSPESAPYVEVGTEVNPDTVVCIIEAMKVMNEIKAEMRGVITAVLVDNAKPVEFGQPLFKVRPL; from the coding sequence GTGGACTTAAAAGACATCAAGGCCATCATTGACCTGATGAAAAAGAACTCGATTAGCGAGTTCGAGCTGGAAAAAGGGCAGGAGTTCAAAATCCGGCTCAAACGGGCAACCGGCCCAGGCGGAGGGGCCGTTGGTGATGAGGGGGCCATACCCGCTTATGTGCCGGTGGTGGCCAGCTCGGCACCAGTACCTGCCAGTCCGGTCGCTGCTCCCCAAGCAGCACAGGTCACGGCAGTGAATGAGGTGGAAATCAAATCGCCCATGATTGGCACCTTCTACCGCGCTCCCTCGCCGGAATCCGCACCGTATGTGGAGGTGGGGACCGAAGTGAACCCGGATACCGTGGTGTGCATCATCGAGGCCATGAAGGTGATGAATGAGATTAAGGCCGAGATGCGCGGGGTGATTACGGCGGTACTGGTGGACAATGCCAAACCGGTGGAGTTCGGCCAGCCGCTTTTCAAGGTGCGCCCGCTTTAA
- a CDS encoding GYF domain-containing protein, translated as MYKVLGGDGREYGPASAAEVRQWLAQGRLHHQSLVQCLPEAAWRPLHTFSELTPPPPALSVAAAGPRQANNLALWGFILGLLSLLGSCLCCCACPVNILAILLSTLGLAQASRERDSHSQTLAMVGLTLGILSLLESLVASVAAILSSTFAHVVR; from the coding sequence ATGTATAAAGTCTTGGGTGGCGATGGCCGGGAATACGGCCCGGCAAGCGCAGCAGAGGTCCGGCAATGGCTGGCCCAAGGGCGCCTGCATCATCAATCCCTGGTCCAATGCCTGCCAGAAGCCGCTTGGCGTCCCCTGCATACCTTCTCGGAGCTGACTCCGCCGCCCCCCGCCCTCTCGGTGGCGGCGGCGGGGCCTCGCCAAGCCAACAACCTGGCTTTGTGGGGGTTTATTTTGGGCCTGCTCTCGCTTCTGGGGTCTTGTCTTTGTTGTTGTGCCTGCCCCGTCAATATCCTGGCCATTTTATTATCCACCTTGGGCCTGGCCCAAGCCTCGCGGGAGCGCGATTCGCACAGCCAGACCCTGGCCATGGTGGGACTGACCTTGGGCATTTTAAGTTTATTGGAATCTTTGGTGGCCTCCGTGGCTGCCATCCTGTCCAGCACCTTCGCGCATGTCGTCCGTTGA
- a CDS encoding DUF4339 domain-containing protein produces MYKIIGADGNQYGPVSLIELQGWIRERRANGDTLAQGPGMADWKPLREFPEFAPTLQEVGGLGVAPSLAVPAAPVINVAEMVAGPAVGLIVIGALVVASNLFGLLGNLLGLAMPVTQSTGDPNMDKVIQMMSGTLGVVFALIGVLLGIATIVAGIQMRKLKSYSLAMAMLILNMIPCCNSCCCLVGLPIGIWGLTVLMKPEVKRAFQS; encoded by the coding sequence ATGTATAAAATCATAGGAGCCGACGGCAACCAGTACGGCCCGGTCAGCCTCATCGAATTGCAAGGGTGGATTCGCGAGCGTCGCGCCAACGGCGATACCCTGGCCCAAGGCCCAGGCATGGCCGACTGGAAGCCCTTGCGGGAATTTCCGGAATTTGCCCCGACCTTGCAGGAAGTCGGAGGCTTGGGTGTGGCCCCGTCTTTGGCAGTGCCCGCCGCCCCGGTCATCAATGTTGCGGAGATGGTGGCTGGACCCGCGGTGGGTTTGATCGTCATCGGCGCCTTGGTGGTGGCCAGCAATCTTTTTGGTTTGCTGGGCAACCTGCTGGGGCTGGCCATGCCCGTCACCCAGAGCACCGGCGACCCTAACATGGATAAAGTCATTCAAATGATGTCGGGCACGCTGGGCGTGGTTTTCGCCCTGATTGGGGTGCTCCTGGGCATCGCCACCATCGTGGCTGGCATTCAGATGCGGAAACTCAAAAGTTACAGCTTGGCCATGGCGATGCTCATCCTCAACATGATTCCCTGCTGCAACAGTTGCTGTTGCCTGGTTGGCCTGCCCATTGGCATTTGGGGCCTGACGGTCTTGATGAAGCCGGAGGTCAAAAGGGCATTTCAATCCTAA
- the accC gene encoding acetyl-CoA carboxylase biotin carboxylase subunit: MFEKILIANRGEIAVRIIRACRELNIKTVAVYSQADANSIHVQLADEAICIGKGPASESYLRIERLISAAEIADVDAIHPGYGFLSENAHFADVCESCNIRFIGPNPRALEALKDKATSRVLAKKAGVPVPPGSEGNVETEQEAIQVAQKIGYPVLIKAIAGGGGRGMRLVHNDMSLVKGFHTARTEAEKAFGNSGVYIEKFIENPRHIEFQILGDSRGNIIHLGERDCSIQRRNQKIIEETPSPFIEHKHKDLRKKMGKAAIKIAEAAHYTNAGTVEFVVDDAGNFYFLEMNKRIQVEHPITEEVTGVDLVKQQILLAMGEPLKLSDVTFKGHAIECRINAEDPFDDFRPSPGRIEMYYPPGGRGVRLDSHVYAGYTIPPYYDSMIGKLITYGKDRREALDRMSRALGEYMITGIKTTIPFEQAILQDPNFRRGVYTTAFVDQLLGSARRELYEEKS, from the coding sequence ATGTTTGAAAAAATCCTCATCGCCAACCGCGGGGAGATTGCTGTACGCATCATTCGCGCCTGCCGGGAACTGAATATCAAAACGGTGGCCGTGTATTCCCAAGCCGATGCCAACAGCATTCACGTGCAACTGGCGGATGAGGCCATTTGCATTGGCAAAGGCCCAGCCTCCGAGAGCTACCTGCGCATCGAACGCCTGATTTCCGCGGCGGAAATTGCCGATGTGGACGCCATCCACCCCGGCTACGGCTTTTTATCGGAAAACGCGCATTTTGCCGATGTCTGCGAGAGCTGCAATATTCGCTTCATCGGCCCCAATCCGCGCGCCTTGGAAGCGCTCAAAGACAAGGCCACCAGCCGGGTGCTGGCCAAAAAGGCCGGCGTGCCCGTCCCGCCCGGCTCGGAGGGAAATGTGGAGACTGAGCAGGAGGCCATTCAGGTGGCCCAAAAGATTGGCTATCCGGTGCTAATCAAGGCCATTGCCGGTGGGGGCGGGCGGGGCATGCGGCTGGTGCACAATGACATGAGCTTGGTCAAAGGCTTCCACACCGCCCGCACGGAGGCCGAAAAGGCTTTCGGCAACTCCGGGGTGTACATTGAGAAGTTCATCGAAAACCCCCGGCACATTGAGTTTCAAATCCTGGGCGATTCACGGGGCAACATCATCCATTTGGGCGAGCGCGACTGCTCCATCCAGCGGCGTAATCAGAAAATCATCGAGGAAACGCCCTCCCCCTTCATTGAGCACAAGCACAAGGATTTGCGTAAAAAGATGGGCAAGGCCGCCATTAAAATTGCCGAGGCCGCCCATTACACCAATGCCGGGACGGTGGAGTTTGTGGTGGACGATGCCGGCAACTTTTACTTCCTCGAAATGAACAAGCGCATCCAGGTGGAACATCCCATCACCGAGGAAGTCACGGGGGTGGACCTGGTGAAGCAGCAGATTTTGCTGGCGATGGGCGAGCCGCTGAAGCTCTCGGATGTGACCTTCAAGGGGCACGCCATCGAATGCCGGATTAATGCCGAGGACCCCTTCGATGATTTCCGGCCCAGCCCGGGACGGATTGAGATGTATTACCCACCGGGCGGGCGGGGAGTGCGGCTGGACAGCCATGTCTATGCCGGCTATACCATCCCCCCCTACTACGACTCGATGATCGGCAAGCTCATCACTTACGGCAAAGACCGCCGGGAAGCTTTGGACCGCATGAGCCGGGCCTTGGGCGAGTACATGATTACCGGCATCAAGACCACCATCCCCTTCGAGCAGGCCATTTTGCAGGACCCGAACTTCCGCCGCGGGGTGTACACCACCGCCTTTGTGGACCAGCTCCTGGGCAGCGCCCGCCGCGAATTATACGAGGAAAAATCCTGA
- a CDS encoding PmoA family protein — MKQRTAYALAALACLALWPMPAPAAEGVEVVDNQDRVTVKINGQLFTEYWYRGNQHPAITRRKNADGTTTAVTNVTRKTYYWPLIGPNGLPMTRGWPMVPDAEGEEKDHPHHRSLWFSHGAVNGVDFWSEDGKAGRIVHDQFLELKSGKEAGWIRSTCRWVAPDNKVVMTDERILRVYNRPANERLFDFEITLKAPKDLEVVLGDTKEGTMAVRVAESMRLNRGKNVKAEGRIVLSNGVEGNNAWGKAAEWCDYSGPVRGQRVGIAILPHPKNPVHPTWWHVRDYGLFAANPFGVHDFEKKPPGTGNLTIPAGQSVTFRYRFYLHEGDEKQARVAERYQQYVNEVK; from the coding sequence ATGAAACAACGCACAGCCTATGCCCTTGCGGCCCTTGCCTGCCTGGCGCTTTGGCCGATGCCTGCCCCGGCCGCCGAAGGCGTGGAAGTGGTGGACAACCAGGACCGCGTGACCGTCAAAATCAACGGGCAGCTTTTCACCGAATACTGGTACCGTGGCAATCAGCACCCCGCCATCACCCGCCGAAAAAACGCCGACGGCACCACCACCGCCGTCACCAATGTCACCCGCAAAACCTATTACTGGCCCCTCATTGGCCCCAACGGCCTGCCCATGACCCGCGGCTGGCCCATGGTGCCGGATGCCGAGGGCGAGGAGAAAGACCATCCGCACCACCGCTCCCTGTGGTTTTCGCACGGAGCCGTCAATGGCGTGGATTTCTGGAGCGAAGACGGCAAAGCCGGGCGAATTGTGCATGACCAGTTTCTGGAGCTGAAATCCGGCAAAGAAGCGGGTTGGATTCGTTCGACCTGCCGGTGGGTGGCGCCGGATAATAAAGTGGTCATGACCGATGAACGCATCCTGCGTGTGTACAATCGGCCGGCCAATGAACGGTTGTTTGACTTTGAAATCACCCTCAAAGCTCCCAAAGACTTGGAAGTGGTGCTGGGCGACACCAAGGAAGGCACCATGGCCGTGCGCGTGGCCGAAAGCATGCGCCTCAACCGCGGCAAAAACGTCAAGGCCGAAGGCCGCATTGTGCTCAGCAACGGAGTCGAGGGCAACAACGCCTGGGGCAAGGCCGCCGAATGGTGCGACTACAGTGGGCCGGTGCGCGGCCAGCGGGTGGGCATTGCCATTCTGCCGCATCCCAAAAATCCGGTGCATCCCACCTGGTGGCATGTCCGGGATTACGGCCTGTTTGCCGCCAATCCCTTTGGTGTGCATGACTTTGAGAAAAAACCCCCGGGCACAGGCAACCTGACCATTCCGGCCGGGCAATCGGTGACTTTCCGCTACCGTTTCTATCTGCACGAAGGCGATGAGAAACAGGCCCGCGTAGCGGAGCGTTATCAACAATATGTCAATGAAGTGAAGTAA
- the thiE gene encoding thiamine phosphate synthase codes for MKAIAECRLYGFVDTAYLHGRHPAEVARQLCRGGCDILQLRAKNTPLPVIRRMAEEILPVTRDFGVLLVINDYPQMALEVGAPCCHLGQEDFFDAGHRQVSELVPPGASLQVGLSTHAPEQAQRALAAGPAYIAIGPVFATGTKPTARPVTLDYVRWAAAHVPIPWFAIGGITLDNVAQVVAAGARRICVVSAILNAPDIPEACRAFRRALESASRTAPPQA; via the coding sequence GTGAAAGCAATTGCGGAATGCCGGCTGTACGGGTTTGTGGACACCGCCTACCTGCATGGGCGCCACCCGGCGGAAGTGGCCCGCCAGCTCTGCCGCGGAGGCTGTGACATCCTCCAACTGCGCGCTAAAAACACCCCCCTGCCCGTCATCCGCCGGATGGCGGAGGAAATCCTGCCGGTAACCCGCGATTTTGGCGTGCTGCTGGTCATCAATGATTACCCCCAAATGGCCTTGGAGGTCGGAGCACCCTGCTGCCATCTGGGGCAGGAGGATTTTTTTGACGCCGGCCATCGGCAGGTCAGCGAATTAGTCCCGCCGGGGGCTTCCCTCCAAGTTGGCCTCAGCACCCATGCTCCCGAGCAGGCGCAGCGCGCCCTGGCCGCCGGGCCGGCCTACATCGCCATTGGGCCGGTTTTTGCCACCGGCACCAAGCCCACCGCCCGGCCGGTAACGTTGGACTACGTGCGCTGGGCTGCGGCGCATGTGCCCATACCGTGGTTTGCCATTGGTGGCATCACCCTGGACAATGTGGCCCAGGTGGTGGCCGCCGGGGCAAGGCGGATTTGTGTGGTTTCCGCCATTTTGAATGCTCCAGATATCCCCGAAGCCTGCCGGGCTTTTCGCCGCGCGTTGGAGTCTGCCTCAAGGACTGCTCCCCCACAGGCGTGA
- a CDS encoding Gfo/Idh/MocA family oxidoreductase, producing MKHTRYTSRRQFLKTTAVVAAATSLSARSWAQVAGSNSDIRVAVVGFGGRGGDHIRGFSGQQGVRLTALCDCDTKILEGAAEKQRQQGREIETYTDIRKLLESKNVDVVSIATPNHWHALGAIWAVQAGKDVYLEKPVSHNVWEGRQIVLAARKYKKIVQTGTQSRSSREGILAAVEWVKAGNLGKIVIARGLCYKRRDSIGKVDGPQPIPANIDYDLWCGPAEKLPLMRKRLHYDWHWVWNTGNGDLGNQGIHQMDICRWFLGEMELAPYVLSVGGRLGYIDDGETANTQIVFQGYAKAPLIFEVRGLPAKAGGNQMDVFKGGSVAAIIECENGYVTVPNYRSAIAYDKDGKEIKRWSDTGDNNHYANFLKAVRSRKHEDLHADILEGHLSSALCHTGNISYRLGVKKKPEEIREAIKADKGFQEAFDRMAAHLAANNVDITKDQLTLGVPLRMDPRSETFLGNQAANQMLTRNYRAPYIVPSVA from the coding sequence ATGAAACACACTCGCTACACCTCCCGTCGTCAATTCCTCAAAACCACCGCCGTGGTTGCCGCCGCCACCAGCCTGAGCGCGCGCTCCTGGGCGCAAGTGGCCGGCTCCAATTCCGACATCCGCGTGGCCGTGGTCGGCTTTGGCGGGCGCGGCGGTGATCACATCCGCGGCTTCTCCGGCCAGCAGGGCGTGCGCCTGACGGCCTTGTGTGATTGTGACACCAAAATCCTGGAAGGCGCCGCCGAAAAACAACGCCAGCAGGGCAGGGAAATTGAAACCTACACCGACATCCGCAAGTTGCTGGAAAGCAAAAATGTGGATGTGGTCTCCATTGCCACCCCCAACCATTGGCACGCCCTGGGCGCTATTTGGGCCGTCCAGGCCGGCAAGGATGTGTATCTGGAAAAGCCCGTCTCCCATAATGTCTGGGAGGGCCGCCAAATCGTGCTGGCCGCCCGCAAGTACAAAAAAATTGTGCAGACCGGCACCCAGAGCCGCAGCAGCCGCGAAGGCATCCTGGCCGCGGTGGAATGGGTCAAGGCGGGCAACCTGGGCAAAATCGTCATCGCCCGCGGCTTGTGCTACAAGCGGCGTGACAGCATCGGCAAGGTGGACGGTCCCCAGCCCATTCCCGCCAACATTGATTATGACCTCTGGTGCGGCCCGGCGGAAAAACTGCCGTTGATGCGCAAACGCCTGCATTATGACTGGCACTGGGTCTGGAACACCGGCAACGGTGACCTCGGTAACCAGGGCATCCACCAGATGGACATTTGCCGCTGGTTCCTCGGCGAAATGGAACTGGCTCCCTACGTCCTGAGCGTGGGCGGCCGGCTCGGGTACATTGATGACGGGGAAACCGCCAACACCCAGATTGTTTTCCAGGGCTATGCCAAAGCCCCGCTGATTTTTGAAGTACGCGGCCTGCCCGCCAAGGCGGGCGGCAACCAGATGGACGTGTTCAAAGGCGGCAGCGTGGCGGCCATCATCGAATGCGAAAACGGTTACGTCACCGTGCCCAACTACCGCAGCGCCATTGCCTATGACAAAGACGGCAAGGAAATCAAACGCTGGAGTGACACCGGCGACAACAATCACTACGCCAATTTCCTGAAGGCGGTGCGCAGCCGCAAACATGAAGACCTGCACGCGGACATCCTCGAGGGTCATCTTTCCAGCGCCCTTTGCCATACTGGCAACATCTCCTATCGGCTGGGCGTGAAGAAAAAACCCGAGGAAATCCGCGAAGCCATCAAGGCCGACAAAGGTTTTCAGGAAGCCTTTGACCGCATGGCGGCGCACCTGGCGGCCAATAATGTGGACATCACCAAAGACCAACTCACCTTGGGGGTGCCGTTGCGCATGGACCCGCGCAGCGAAACCTTCCTCGGCAACCAGGCCGCCAACCAGATGCTCACGCGCAATTACCGCGCGCCCTACATTGTGCCCTCCGTGGCCTGA